One stretch of Nocardioides perillae DNA includes these proteins:
- a CDS encoding SpoIIE family protein phosphatase: protein MVDHLLRAAGGLGHAYRSVPWGSTPLGPMASWSPTLRSTLELALTTRVPVVLHWGPEHVVLYNEANVPLLGDKHPAALGAPAKDVFPEAWDVIAPMLERVGAGQGSTFVEDHAVPLVRRGFLEECHFTSSLSPVRGPDGRLEGIVGIGLETTSQVLSRRRLEMIGDLGRALVAVEEVAELGPRFVDEVVSGSDDVQAVEVRLPGRPVARRGRPLPEAPREPIGDRDLLVEDGVTGGVGHVVWLPLRSTARAEEGGAVLVVGLNPRLRPDRSLRLFLRLLASTLDAGLARLSLLAAERQRASGRHELSTALQRALLTQPMSPDDLEVAVRYEPAADLAQVGGDWHDAFVLPSGALALTVGDVAGHDREAAAAMAQARNLLRGIWFGDAEAPPSAVLDRLDLTIQSLGVATTTTAVAARVEQTPEQRERSERTLRWCNAGHPPPVVVEPDGEVRLLAGEPQPLLGLLAAPARSDRTTTLRPGSTVVLYTDGLVERRGALLDEGLEWLRSRLAGAERLTPDAICDRLLAGVLPRAGDDIALLVMRAGPQD, encoded by the coding sequence GTGGTCGACCACCTGCTGCGCGCCGCCGGCGGGCTGGGCCACGCCTACCGCTCGGTGCCCTGGGGCTCCACGCCGCTCGGGCCGATGGCGTCGTGGTCGCCGACCCTGCGCAGCACCCTCGAGCTCGCGCTGACCACCCGGGTGCCGGTCGTCCTCCACTGGGGCCCGGAGCACGTCGTGCTCTACAACGAGGCCAACGTGCCGCTGCTCGGCGACAAGCACCCGGCCGCCCTCGGCGCCCCGGCCAAGGACGTCTTCCCCGAGGCGTGGGACGTCATCGCGCCGATGCTCGAGCGCGTGGGCGCCGGGCAGGGCTCGACCTTCGTCGAGGACCACGCGGTGCCGCTGGTGCGCCGCGGCTTCCTGGAGGAGTGCCACTTCACCTCCTCGCTCTCCCCGGTGCGGGGGCCTGACGGCCGCCTCGAGGGGATCGTGGGCATCGGCCTCGAGACCACCTCGCAGGTGCTCTCGCGCCGTCGGCTGGAGATGATCGGTGACCTCGGTCGCGCCCTCGTCGCGGTCGAGGAGGTCGCCGAGCTCGGGCCGCGGTTCGTCGACGAGGTCGTCTCGGGGAGCGACGACGTGCAGGCCGTCGAGGTGCGCCTGCCCGGGCGTCCTGTCGCCCGTCGGGGCCGGCCGCTGCCCGAGGCCCCGCGCGAGCCGATCGGCGACCGCGACCTGCTGGTGGAGGACGGCGTGACCGGCGGGGTGGGCCACGTCGTGTGGCTGCCGCTGCGCTCGACGGCGCGCGCCGAGGAGGGCGGCGCCGTGCTGGTGGTGGGGCTCAACCCGCGGCTGCGGCCCGACCGGAGCCTGCGGCTCTTCCTCCGGTTGCTCGCCTCGACGCTCGACGCCGGCCTGGCGCGGCTCTCGCTGCTGGCCGCGGAGCGACAGCGCGCGAGCGGACGACACGAGCTGTCGACCGCGCTGCAGCGCGCGCTGCTGACGCAGCCGATGTCGCCCGACGACCTCGAGGTGGCGGTGCGCTACGAGCCGGCGGCCGACCTCGCCCAGGTCGGCGGCGACTGGCACGACGCCTTCGTGCTGCCGAGCGGAGCGCTGGCGCTGACGGTCGGCGACGTGGCCGGGCACGACCGCGAGGCGGCGGCCGCGATGGCGCAGGCGCGCAACCTGCTGCGCGGCATCTGGTTCGGGGACGCCGAGGCGCCGCCGTCGGCCGTGCTCGACCGGCTCGACCTGACGATCCAGTCGCTCGGCGTGGCCACGACCACCACCGCGGTCGCGGCGCGCGTCGAGCAGACACCGGAGCAGCGCGAGCGCAGCGAGCGCACCCTGCGCTGGTGCAACGCCGGCCACCCGCCTCCGGTGGTCGTCGAGCCCGACGGCGAGGTGCGGTTGCTCGCCGGGGAGCCGCAGCCGCTCCTCGGGCTCCTCGCAGCCCCCGCCCGCAGCGACCGCACCACGACGCTGCGGCCCGGCTCGACGGTCGTGCTCTACACCGACGGGCTCGTCGAGCGCCGCGGTGCGCTGCTCGACGAGGGCCTGGAGTGGCTCCGCTCGCGCCTCGCCGGTGCCGAGCGGCTGACCCCCGACGCGATCTGCGACCGCCTGCTCGCCGGCGTCCTCCCGCGGGCCGGCGACGACATCGCCCTCCTCGTGATGCGGGCGGGTCCGCAGGACTGA
- a CDS encoding thioesterase family protein, whose amino-acid sequence MGAEYDQHVAVTDLGNGGFAAELDEGWVVGGGVNGGYLLGVVGTALRAASPAKPDPLAVSAYYVSAAVPGPATVSTRVVREGRGSATLAAELRQGEQVRVTALATYGDLAGLPDDVRTTATRPPIPPLEECVPGSAAPEEVRKVARMMARFDMRFDPACVGWTVGAPSRRGELQAWFRLNDEREPDPVALLTVLDVLPPVTMDLGLMGWAPTLELTAHVRGAPAPGWLQVRHVTRNVAGGMFEEDCEVWDSAGRLVAQSRQLAMLPR is encoded by the coding sequence ATGGGAGCGGAGTACGACCAGCACGTGGCGGTCACCGACCTCGGCAACGGCGGGTTCGCCGCCGAGCTCGACGAGGGCTGGGTGGTCGGCGGCGGCGTCAACGGCGGCTACCTGCTCGGCGTGGTCGGCACGGCCCTGCGCGCCGCCTCGCCCGCCAAGCCCGACCCGCTGGCCGTCAGCGCCTACTACGTCTCCGCCGCCGTGCCCGGCCCCGCGACCGTGAGCACCCGCGTCGTCCGCGAGGGCCGGGGGAGCGCGACCCTCGCCGCCGAGCTGCGGCAGGGCGAGCAGGTGCGCGTCACCGCCCTCGCGACGTACGGCGACCTCGCCGGCCTGCCCGACGACGTCCGGACGACCGCCACCCGGCCGCCCATCCCGCCGCTGGAGGAGTGCGTGCCCGGCTCCGCCGCGCCGGAGGAGGTCCGCAAGGTGGCGCGGATGATGGCGCGCTTCGACATGCGCTTCGACCCCGCCTGCGTCGGCTGGACCGTGGGTGCGCCGAGCCGGCGCGGGGAGCTGCAGGCGTGGTTCCGCCTCAACGACGAGCGCGAGCCCGACCCGGTCGCGCTGCTGACCGTCCTCGACGTCCTGCCTCCGGTCACCATGGACCTCGGGCTGATGGGCTGGGCACCGACGCTCGAGCTCACCGCCCACGTGCGCGGCGCCCCGGCGCCGGGCTGGCTGCAGGTGCGCCACGTGACCCGCAACGTCGCCGGCGGCATGTTCGAGGAAGACTGCGAGGTCTGGGACTCCGCCGGCCGCCTCGTCGCGCAGTCGCGCCAGCTGGCGATGCTGCCGCGCTGA
- a CDS encoding YwiC-like family protein codes for MLVLPVSVVRTRVGLLAFLLFPVALGLLVAEPTWALLPVVLAWLTGQPWSRQVRRRRRGSGDPRLLTLWSTAFAASVVGALAMRPWVLLVVVATGALLLGERALDRRGLGNATTGAAIFVAAGSGVVGVMDAVAEPARWLPPLMGWQTWLLIGICAVTLSSLLLHAAAVRHPLASRWTRADQVVALAGATGLCLVAAAGVTRGEPALVLLLPAALLLVERTYAPAARSLVERFGARVFRATELACLAVVVASTGLALHL; via the coding sequence GTGCTGGTGCTCCCCGTGTCCGTCGTGCGCACGCGCGTGGGGCTGCTCGCCTTCCTGCTCTTCCCCGTCGCCCTCGGCCTGCTCGTCGCCGAGCCGACCTGGGCGCTGCTGCCGGTGGTGCTCGCCTGGCTGACCGGCCAGCCCTGGAGCCGGCAGGTCCGCCGTCGTCGACGCGGCTCCGGCGACCCGCGCCTGCTGACCCTCTGGTCGACCGCCTTCGCCGCCTCCGTGGTCGGCGCGCTCGCGATGCGGCCGTGGGTGCTCCTGGTGGTCGTCGCCACCGGCGCCCTGCTGCTCGGCGAGCGGGCCCTGGACCGGCGCGGGCTCGGCAACGCCACGACGGGGGCCGCGATCTTCGTCGCCGCGGGGTCGGGCGTGGTCGGCGTCATGGACGCCGTCGCGGAGCCGGCACGCTGGCTGCCGCCGCTGATGGGCTGGCAGACGTGGCTGCTCATCGGGATCTGCGCGGTCACCCTCAGCAGCCTCCTGCTGCACGCCGCGGCCGTGCGCCACCCGCTCGCCAGCCGGTGGACGCGTGCCGACCAGGTCGTCGCCCTGGCGGGCGCCACGGGGCTGTGCCTCGTGGCCGCTGCCGGCGTCACCCGCGGGGAGCCGGCCCTGGTGCTGCTGCTCCCGGCCGCCCTGCTGCTCGTCGAGCGGACCTACGCACCGGCCGCGCGCTCGCTGGTCGAGCGCTTCGGCGCCCGGGTCTTCCGCGCCACCGAGCTCGCCTGCCTCGCCGTGGTCGTCGCCAGCACCGGGCTCGCGCTCCACCTGTGA
- a CDS encoding protein kinase domain-containing protein: MDTTVAGRYRPLRELGRGAAGAVWLCEDQVLRREVAVKQVGRLPGESTHDVARALREARSSAALQHPGVVTVFDVVEEDDTTWLVMEHVPSRPLSQVVADDGPLPPRRVAALLAPVAGGLAAAHREGTVHRDVKPGNVLVTDAGVAKISDFGIARTGGDDQLTRSGMVVGTPAYFSPELARGEDPSPASDVWALGATAYAAVEGHPPFPSHDNPLAMLAEIARSTAPRPERAGPLTPVLARMLDPDPAQRLSMAEAEQAFLDVAAGRGRAGDEPTVAVAAPPPTAPTAPLTPTGVEPRPEPVADPAPAAYAVAQPEPAPRRRRWLLPVLAAVVLLALLGWGLSTVLGDDADAPATTAGEDTSASPSPSASEDTGDEPSPEPETTEPAPEPETTEPEPETEPETEAPPAGSGGDGAASAGSAAAFVEDYYSLLPSDPRSAWPLLGPQVQAEVGSVEDYEAFWRTIDAVEVTGTESEGDGVVLVSLRYTTDGSSQTEQRRLGVEQREGDRFVVATDEGPV, from the coding sequence GTGGACACGACGGTCGCGGGGCGCTACCGCCCCCTGCGCGAGCTCGGTCGCGGTGCCGCGGGTGCGGTGTGGCTGTGCGAGGACCAGGTGCTGCGCCGCGAGGTCGCGGTCAAGCAGGTCGGTCGGCTGCCGGGGGAGAGCACCCACGACGTGGCCCGCGCGCTGCGCGAGGCCCGCTCGTCGGCGGCGCTGCAGCACCCCGGGGTCGTGACGGTCTTCGACGTCGTCGAGGAGGACGACACCACCTGGCTGGTGATGGAGCACGTGCCGTCGCGACCGCTGTCGCAGGTCGTGGCCGACGACGGCCCGCTGCCGCCGCGCCGCGTCGCCGCCCTGCTCGCGCCGGTCGCGGGCGGCCTCGCCGCCGCCCACCGCGAGGGCACGGTGCACCGCGACGTGAAGCCCGGCAACGTGCTGGTCACCGACGCCGGCGTCGCCAAGATCTCCGACTTCGGCATCGCACGCACCGGGGGCGACGACCAGCTGACCCGCTCCGGCATGGTCGTCGGCACGCCTGCCTACTTCAGCCCGGAGCTCGCGCGCGGCGAGGACCCGAGCCCGGCCTCCGACGTGTGGGCGCTGGGGGCGACCGCCTACGCCGCGGTCGAGGGCCACCCGCCCTTCCCCTCCCACGACAACCCGCTGGCGATGCTGGCCGAGATCGCGCGCAGCACCGCCCCGCGGCCCGAGCGCGCCGGCCCGCTCACCCCCGTGCTCGCGCGGATGCTCGACCCCGACCCCGCGCAGCGGCTCTCGATGGCCGAGGCCGAGCAGGCCTTCCTCGACGTCGCGGCCGGCCGGGGGCGCGCCGGAGACGAGCCCACCGTCGCAGTCGCCGCGCCGCCGCCGACCGCGCCCACCGCGCCGCTGACGCCCACCGGTGTCGAGCCGCGGCCGGAGCCGGTCGCCGACCCCGCCCCCGCGGCGTACGCCGTGGCGCAGCCCGAGCCCGCCCCTCGCCGCCGGCGGTGGCTGCTGCCCGTGCTCGCCGCGGTGGTCCTGCTGGCGCTCCTCGGCTGGGGGCTCAGCACGGTGCTGGGCGACGACGCCGACGCACCGGCCACCACCGCCGGCGAGGACACGAGCGCCTCGCCGAGCCCGTCGGCGAGCGAGGACACCGGTGACGAGCCGAGCCCGGAGCCCGAGACCACCGAGCCGGCGCCGGAGCCCGAGACCACGGAGCCCGAGCCCGAGACGGAGCCCGAGACGGAGGCACCGCCCGCCGGCAGCGGTGGCGACGGGGCCGCGAGCGCGGGGTCCGCGGCGGCGTTCGTGGAGGACTACTACTCCCTGCTGCCCTCCGACCCCCGCTCCGCGTGGCCGCTGCTGGGCCCGCAGGTGCAGGCGGAGGTGGGCAGCGTGGAGGACTACGAGGCCTTCTGGCGCACGATCGACGCGGTCGAGGTGACCGGCACCGAGTCGGAGGGCGACGGCGTGGTGCTGGTGAGCCTGCGCTACACCACCGACGGCAGCAGCCAGACCGAGCAGCGTCGTCTCGGGGTGGAGCAGCGCGAGGGCGACCGCTTCGTCGTCGCGACCGACGAGGGCCCCGTCTGA
- a CDS encoding adenylate/guanylate cyclase domain-containing protein, with protein sequence MQSLLVVALVAAAALGVLAVATGVVLVRTREQLAAAEERVAELEELREAMLRGERRRDRLLPSGRDAVRAVWETAALVRERGVGAALRSSIEDLAGWAQVERPDLVRMASRDGTVTLFFSDIEGSTALNDELGDKQWVKLVAWHDRLVRTRVVENDGHVVKTQGDGFMVAFADPVAAVRCAVQVQRDLQAAGRRPGRTPVRVRIGVHRGEAVHRDGDLFGRNVALAARVASLADGGELKVTDPVLAELDPDRVVLLGSEEVELKGLAGVHAVHTLDWSRRAAADA encoded by the coding sequence GTGCAGTCCCTCCTCGTCGTCGCGCTGGTCGCCGCCGCCGCGCTCGGCGTGCTCGCGGTGGCGACCGGCGTCGTCCTGGTGCGCACGCGCGAGCAGCTGGCGGCGGCCGAGGAGCGGGTCGCCGAGCTCGAGGAGCTGCGCGAGGCGATGCTGCGCGGCGAGCGCCGCCGCGACCGGCTGCTGCCCTCGGGGCGCGACGCCGTCCGCGCGGTCTGGGAGACCGCGGCGCTGGTGCGCGAGCGCGGGGTGGGCGCGGCGCTGCGCTCCTCGATCGAGGACCTCGCCGGCTGGGCGCAGGTCGAGCGCCCCGACCTCGTGCGCATGGCGTCGCGCGACGGCACGGTGACGCTGTTCTTCTCCGACATCGAGGGCTCCACCGCCCTCAACGACGAGCTCGGCGACAAGCAGTGGGTCAAGCTCGTCGCCTGGCACGACCGCCTCGTGCGCACGCGCGTCGTCGAGAACGACGGCCACGTCGTCAAGACCCAGGGCGACGGCTTCATGGTGGCCTTCGCCGACCCGGTGGCGGCCGTGCGCTGCGCGGTGCAGGTCCAGCGCGACCTGCAGGCCGCGGGTCGTCGCCCCGGTCGCACCCCCGTCCGGGTGCGCATCGGCGTGCACCGGGGCGAGGCCGTGCACCGCGACGGCGACCTCTTCGGCCGCAACGTCGCCCTCGCGGCCCGCGTCGCCTCGCTCGCCGACGGCGGCGAGCTCAAGGTCACCGACCCGGTGCTCGCCGAGCTCGACCCCGACCGCGTCGTCCTCCTCGGCTCGGAGGAGGTCGAGCTCAAGGGGCTGGCGGGCGTGCACGCCGTGCACACGCTCGACTGGTCGCGGCGCGCCGCCGCCGACGCCTGA
- a CDS encoding DEAD/DEAH box helicase, translating into MARGGQRRAGAARGGARGGQNGGNGGGGGNGGQRRRPRDEEGIIPILARVVREVEAGVQRRVPPRDLRTRFQVVALLARDERQRVKADPALSEAQRAEQLKRLDGIGTILAKTATREPALFSLLGEDAVVSDAALDLKRELEIAGGLEPTEQPVVEEAVDAALAATRQVVPQSVRRRMLAHPFLTPDFSAAQERYDGPHRLAGWELLEPLFRSFELAGGGAASMELPEPSALRLPAGLELMPHQGRLVAAAEDGHRSFLLADEPGLGKTAQALLAARAADAYPLLVVVPNVVKTNWAREAQRWTPERAVTVIHGDGEQIDGFADVFVVNYEVLDRHVGWLGELGFRGMVVDEAHFIKNKSSQRSQHVLAIADKVRERTARPLMMALTGTPLINDIDDFRAIWQFLGWIDEKKPLPALMAKLEEDGLTPVEPGFYPRARASVVSMGIVRRRKVDVAADIPARRIADLPVELEGSLGRSIRDAERELAKRLLARYHRALESRREHVVDPMGDGVDHELVRRVAKTELSDSTEKDGTNVFTMVRRIGQAKAGLAADYAAQLVRNVGKVVFFAKHVDVMDTAEETFAKRGIGFASIRGDQTPTVRQRNIDAFVSDPDVHVAVCSLTAAGVGLNLQVASNVVLAELSWTDAEQTQAIDRVHRIGQETPVTAWRVIASQTIDTKIAELIDSKAGLAARALDGSDEEVASSTDVQLDALVALLTDELRREHARR; encoded by the coding sequence TTGGCCAGAGGAGGCCAGCGCCGTGCCGGCGCTGCGCGCGGCGGTGCCCGCGGCGGCCAGAACGGCGGCAACGGGGGCGGTGGCGGCAACGGCGGCCAGCGCCGCCGGCCCCGCGACGAGGAGGGGATCATCCCGATCCTCGCGCGGGTGGTCCGCGAGGTCGAGGCCGGCGTGCAGCGCCGCGTCCCCCCGCGCGACCTGCGCACGCGCTTCCAGGTCGTCGCCCTGCTCGCCCGCGACGAGCGCCAGCGGGTCAAGGCCGACCCGGCGCTGAGCGAGGCCCAGCGCGCCGAGCAGCTCAAGCGCCTCGACGGCATCGGCACCATCCTCGCCAAGACCGCGACCCGCGAGCCGGCCCTCTTCAGCCTGCTCGGCGAGGACGCCGTCGTCTCCGACGCTGCGCTCGACCTCAAGCGCGAGCTCGAGATCGCCGGCGGCCTCGAGCCCACCGAGCAGCCGGTCGTCGAGGAGGCCGTCGACGCGGCACTCGCCGCCACCCGCCAGGTCGTGCCGCAGTCGGTGCGTCGCCGGATGCTCGCCCACCCCTTCCTCACCCCCGACTTCAGCGCTGCCCAGGAGCGCTACGACGGCCCGCACCGCCTCGCGGGCTGGGAGCTGCTCGAGCCGCTCTTCCGCTCCTTCGAGCTCGCCGGCGGCGGGGCCGCCTCGATGGAGCTGCCCGAGCCGTCCGCGCTCCGGCTGCCCGCCGGCCTCGAGCTGATGCCGCACCAGGGCCGCCTGGTGGCAGCCGCCGAGGACGGCCACCGCAGCTTCCTGCTCGCCGACGAGCCCGGCCTCGGCAAGACCGCGCAGGCGCTGCTCGCCGCGCGCGCGGCCGACGCCTACCCCCTGCTCGTCGTGGTGCCCAACGTCGTCAAGACCAACTGGGCTCGCGAGGCCCAGCGGTGGACCCCCGAGCGCGCGGTCACCGTCATCCACGGCGACGGCGAGCAGATCGACGGCTTCGCCGACGTCTTCGTCGTCAACTACGAGGTGCTCGACCGCCACGTCGGCTGGCTCGGCGAGCTCGGCTTCCGCGGGATGGTGGTCGACGAGGCGCACTTCATCAAGAACAAGTCGTCGCAGCGCTCGCAGCACGTGCTCGCGATCGCCGACAAGGTGCGGGAGCGCACCGCCCGGCCGCTGATGATGGCGCTCACCGGCACCCCGCTCATCAACGACATCGACGACTTCCGCGCGATCTGGCAGTTCCTCGGCTGGATCGACGAGAAGAAGCCGCTGCCCGCCCTCATGGCCAAGCTGGAGGAGGACGGCCTGACCCCCGTCGAGCCGGGTTTCTACCCCCGCGCCCGCGCCAGCGTGGTCAGCATGGGCATCGTGCGGCGCCGCAAGGTCGACGTCGCCGCCGACATCCCCGCCCGTCGCATCGCCGACCTCCCGGTCGAGCTCGAGGGCTCGCTCGGCCGCTCGATCCGCGACGCCGAGCGCGAGCTGGCCAAGCGGTTGCTCGCGCGCTACCACCGCGCGCTGGAGTCGCGTCGCGAGCACGTCGTCGACCCGATGGGCGACGGCGTCGACCACGAGCTGGTGCGCCGCGTCGCCAAGACCGAGCTGTCGGACTCCACCGAGAAGGACGGCACCAACGTCTTCACGATGGTGCGCCGCATCGGCCAGGCCAAGGCCGGGCTGGCCGCCGACTACGCCGCGCAGCTGGTGCGCAACGTCGGCAAGGTGGTCTTCTTCGCCAAGCACGTCGACGTCATGGACACCGCCGAGGAGACCTTCGCCAAGCGCGGCATCGGCTTCGCCTCGATCCGCGGTGACCAGACCCCGACGGTGCGCCAGCGCAACATCGACGCCTTCGTCTCCGACCCCGACGTGCACGTCGCGGTCTGCTCGCTGACCGCCGCCGGCGTCGGCCTCAACCTGCAGGTCGCCTCCAACGTGGTGCTCGCCGAGCTGTCGTGGACCGACGCCGAGCAGACCCAGGCGATCGACCGGGTGCACCGCATCGGCCAGGAGACGCCGGTCACCGCGTGGCGCGTCATCGCCTCGCAGACGATCGACACCAAGATCGCCGAGCTCATCGACAGCAAGGCCGGCCTCGCCGCCCGCGCGCTCGACGGCTCCGACGAGGAGGTCGCCTCGTCGACCGACGTGCAGCTCGACGCCCTCGTCGCGCTGCTCACCGACGAGCTGCGCCGCGAGCACGCCCGCCGCTGA
- a CDS encoding Fe(3+)-hydroxamate ABC transporter permease FhuB, which translates to MTVLDDRVRPTAEPPCTARGVLGAGAVLAGTTGLLAVVAAWHVTQGTSAVGGGDLLRLLTGDADPVVRDVFVASRLPRLLAGLVVGLALGAAGAVFSSLARNALAAPDTLAVNAGAFLAIALVTVAGISLPVLGEGAVAFVGALAAAGTVLLLAGAGGASTTRLVLAGSALTLALSSVTAALLLLFDQETGGLYAWGNGVLTQLDLGAVTRVGPVVALGLVAALLLARRLDLLAAGDDLASVLGVPVRATRVLGTLVAVVLSAAAVTLAGPIGFVGLCAPAAVRLVARWVPAVTRHAVLVPLAGLAGAVIVLASDAGLRSVLGAEGALRIPTGVTTTLLGAVVLVVLARRSRDSGPTRTPPAARPPVPGSSRRYALVVMLLLVATAGAALLGMLAGFTWLLTGDLLLWAQDRAVPVVAFAADERFPRVLAALLAGAALALAGTVVQAVCRNPLAEPGILGITGGAGVGAVLVVTSTATVVSTAAISLAAGVGAVLAFALVYAVSWRGGLDSDRLVLVGIGVQAGTLAVTTFLLIRADPWNTPRLFTWLSGSTYDRDLEQVLPVAVALALALPTVWLAHRRLDLLAVDDDTPRLVGVRLEVTRLAALGAAAVLTSTAVSAVGVVAFVGLVAPHAARALVSGRHARVVPVAALLGALLLSLADTVGRTVVAPAQVPAGLVVALVGTPYFLHLLARSRTRATG; encoded by the coding sequence GTGACCGTCCTGGACGACCGGGTCCGTCCCACCGCCGAGCCGCCGTGCACCGCGCGCGGCGTGCTCGGCGCGGGCGCGGTGCTCGCCGGCACCACGGGGCTGCTCGCCGTCGTCGCCGCGTGGCACGTGACCCAGGGGACCTCCGCCGTCGGCGGCGGCGACCTGCTGCGGCTGCTCACCGGCGACGCCGACCCGGTCGTCCGCGACGTCTTCGTCGCCTCCCGGCTGCCCCGGCTGCTCGCCGGCCTCGTGGTCGGCCTCGCCCTGGGCGCGGCCGGCGCGGTCTTCTCCTCGCTCGCCCGCAACGCCCTCGCGGCCCCCGACACCCTCGCGGTCAACGCCGGAGCCTTCCTCGCGATCGCGCTCGTGACGGTCGCCGGAATCTCCCTGCCGGTGCTGGGAGAGGGGGCCGTCGCCTTCGTGGGCGCCCTGGCCGCGGCCGGGACGGTGCTGCTGCTCGCCGGCGCGGGCGGCGCCTCGACCACGCGGCTGGTGCTCGCCGGCTCCGCCCTCACCCTCGCCCTGTCGTCCGTGACGGCTGCGCTGCTGCTGCTCTTCGACCAGGAGACCGGCGGCCTCTACGCCTGGGGCAACGGCGTGCTCACCCAGCTCGACCTCGGCGCCGTCACCCGCGTCGGACCGGTCGTGGCCCTCGGCCTCGTCGCCGCCCTGCTGCTCGCGCGCCGCCTCGACCTGCTCGCCGCCGGTGACGACCTCGCCTCGGTGCTCGGCGTGCCCGTGCGCGCCACCCGGGTGCTCGGCACGCTGGTCGCCGTCGTGCTCTCGGCCGCCGCGGTCACGCTGGCCGGGCCCATCGGCTTCGTCGGGCTGTGCGCCCCCGCCGCGGTGCGCCTGGTCGCCCGCTGGGTGCCGGCCGTCACCCGCCACGCCGTGCTGGTCCCGCTCGCCGGGCTCGCGGGCGCGGTCATCGTGCTCGCCTCCGACGCCGGGCTGCGCTCGGTGCTCGGCGCCGAGGGCGCGCTGCGCATCCCGACCGGCGTCACCACCACGCTGCTCGGCGCGGTCGTGCTCGTCGTGCTCGCCCGCCGCAGCCGCGACTCCGGCCCCACCCGCACCCCGCCGGCCGCGCGCCCGCCGGTGCCGGGCAGCAGCCGCCGCTACGCCCTCGTCGTCATGCTGCTCCTGGTCGCCACTGCCGGCGCCGCCCTGCTCGGCATGCTCGCCGGCTTCACCTGGCTGCTCACCGGCGACCTGCTGCTGTGGGCGCAGGACCGCGCCGTCCCGGTGGTCGCCTTCGCCGCCGACGAGCGCTTCCCGCGCGTGCTCGCGGCCCTGCTGGCAGGCGCCGCCCTGGCCCTCGCGGGCACGGTCGTGCAGGCGGTCTGCCGCAACCCGCTCGCCGAGCCGGGCATCCTCGGCATCACCGGCGGCGCCGGCGTCGGCGCCGTGCTGGTCGTGACCTCGACCGCGACCGTCGTGTCCACCGCCGCCATCTCGCTGGCCGCCGGCGTCGGCGCCGTCCTCGCCTTCGCCCTCGTGTACGCCGTGTCCTGGCGCGGCGGGCTCGACTCCGACCGCCTCGTCCTCGTCGGCATCGGCGTCCAGGCCGGCACCCTGGCCGTCACCACCTTCCTGCTCATCCGTGCCGACCCGTGGAACACCCCGCGCCTGTTCACCTGGCTCTCGGGCTCCACCTACGACCGCGACCTCGAGCAGGTGCTGCCCGTCGCCGTCGCCCTGGCGCTCGCGCTGCCCACCGTGTGGCTGGCCCACCGACGTCTCGACCTGCTCGCGGTCGACGACGACACACCGCGACTGGTCGGCGTACGCCTCGAGGTCACCCGCCTCGCCGCCCTCGGCGCGGCCGCCGTGCTGACCTCGACCGCCGTGTCGGCCGTCGGTGTCGTCGCCTTCGTCGGCCTGGTCGCGCCGCACGCCGCCCGGGCGCTCGTCTCGGGCCGCCACGCGCGCGTGGTGCCGGTCGCGGCGCTGCTCGGGGCGCTGCTGCTGAGCCTCGCCGACACCGTCGGGCGCACCGTCGTCGCCCCGGCCCAGGTGCCCGCCGGGCTGGTGGTCGCGCTGGTGGGCACGCCGTACTTCCTCCACCTGCTCGCGCGCTCCCGCACCCGCGCGACCGGCTGA